One window of Aerococcus tenax genomic DNA carries:
- a CDS encoding MucBP domain-containing protein translates to MNNYEKRQRFSIRKLSVGVGSVLIATLLFAQGGPVYADEISNTDNTLSHAREEEAPSLTGEKNENLPDKVSFYNAGGAPENIDTNKNSLNKAEKSQEVKTAAPTNAKDPMPTASDSNLKVTHFVRDPEVEGTELKYDEDPIKYNKVSPAKLPETVGFVKADDADKRVTNVFALSDQSGEKDAYYIAVNTNLKTNKYEGSVYDKNKKLINTYKLDKNGEIPLPLFGQDANFSKANLPKVKFKVDENGEYLVFDRARDWKRTNKYSAKSLYAAAVKTVIPDKYEYHNGAHDEYNQSLPHKTKVLVNYLEVGTKKQLAPSQEFPAFVGDSYITNSSKERFYKEFNKDDYRLVKASNYPEGKINGTYWAGKGFSIVNTIDNNAASVSRKFVVRRTVVNDNGDIVIEMWDKATGVKLPIRNYKTVDKKVVELVNKGKVQENDYQVYVSEPIASSVAGVKSDAKYIGVNFLWKDNKGILSFSNDGKTRYKFNDMPKGQRLSYWTSGWQPAGKEITYWYERINKPKGSFQEHHIYRTVDKNGNVISEDSKEDSKTTEGKSSETYTTSKKDKPGYKLVKVEAKNGGKFDKNGGETKANYVDNTKQEVTYIYEKVQEEKGSFQEHHIYRTVDKNGNVISEDSKEDSKTTEGKSSEKYTTSKKDKPGYKLVRVEGRNGGKFDKNGAETKGNYVDNTKQEVTYIYERVQEEKGSFQEHHIYRTVDKNGNVISEDSKEDGETTEGKSDETYTTSKKDKPGYKLVKVEGKNGGQFDKNGAETKANYVDNTKQEVTYIYEKVQEEAPVEKKGSFQEHHIYRTVDEEGNVISTEDRKDNEVTTGKSDQSYTTSKQDKDGYKLVSVTPSNEDSKKSGVKFSKDGQETKGNYISDKKLEVTYVYERVQKTKGSFQEHHIYRTVDKKGNILSIDGVTQGEVSEGKSYNQYTTSKKDKPGYKLVKVEGKNGGKFDKNGAETKANYVENTKQEVTYIYERVQEEAPVEKKGSFQEHHIYRTVDKNGNVISEDSKENGKTTEGKSDETYTTSKKDKAGYKLVRVEAKNGGQFDKNGAETKSNYVGNTKQEVTYIYEKVQEEKGSFQEHHIYRTVDKNGNILSTDEVTDGETSEGKSSEHYTTSKKDKAGYKLVKIEGKNGGKFDKNGAETKGNYVDNIKQEVTYIYERVQEEAPVEKKGSFQEHHIYRTVDKNGNVFSEDSKEDGKTTEGKSDETYTTSKKDKAGYKLARVEAKNGGQFDKNGAETKANYVENTKQEVTYIYERVQEEAPVEEKGIFQEHHIYQTVDEEGKVVSIDELVDIPETSGKSTEQYITSKKDKSGYRLVKVEAKNGAHFDKAGKSTQGQYIENIKQEVTYIYVKLQDIKKPVQEHNSRQTNEKAKKVDSVDKVVEVLPETSKKISTQNTQAKESEKEGDASFDNPSDYTQLATTPTNVSSSLPKTGSIGSSSLTSVFGLALTLVGVRVFKKRKI, encoded by the coding sequence ATGAATAATTATGAAAAAAGACAGCGATTCTCTATCAGAAAATTATCTGTGGGTGTTGGTTCTGTATTAATTGCTACTCTTTTGTTTGCTCAAGGAGGGCCTGTTTATGCGGACGAAATTTCTAATACTGACAATACACTTAGCCACGCTAGAGAGGAAGAAGCTCCGTCTTTAACTGGTGAAAAAAATGAGAACTTACCTGATAAAGTGAGTTTTTATAATGCTGGTGGAGCGCCAGAAAATATAGACACTAATAAAAATTCTCTAAACAAAGCTGAAAAATCTCAAGAAGTTAAAACAGCAGCGCCTACAAACGCTAAAGATCCTATGCCAACCGCAAGTGATTCCAATTTAAAAGTCACGCACTTTGTAAGGGATCCTGAAGTGGAAGGCACAGAACTTAAGTATGATGAAGATCCTATAAAATATAACAAGGTAAGCCCCGCAAAATTACCTGAAACAGTCGGTTTTGTAAAAGCAGATGATGCAGATAAACGTGTCACAAATGTTTTCGCTCTCTCGGATCAATCGGGAGAGAAAGATGCTTATTACATTGCTGTGAACACTAATTTAAAGACAAATAAATATGAAGGAAGTGTTTATGACAAGAATAAGAAGCTGATTAATACTTATAAATTAGATAAGAATGGTGAGATACCCCTTCCTCTCTTTGGTCAGGATGCAAACTTCTCTAAGGCCAACTTACCTAAAGTAAAATTCAAAGTGGATGAAAACGGAGAATATTTAGTATTTGACCGTGCCAGAGATTGGAAGCGGACAAATAAATATTCTGCGAAGAGTTTGTATGCAGCAGCAGTTAAAACTGTTATTCCTGATAAATACGAATACCATAATGGGGCCCATGACGAATACAACCAATCATTGCCACATAAGACAAAGGTTTTGGTCAATTATTTAGAAGTTGGAACGAAAAAACAATTAGCTCCTTCCCAAGAATTCCCTGCTTTTGTAGGAGATAGCTATATTACTAACAGTTCGAAAGAACGTTTTTATAAAGAGTTTAATAAAGACGATTATCGTTTGGTCAAAGCATCCAACTATCCTGAAGGTAAGATCAATGGTACTTATTGGGCCGGTAAGGGTTTTTCAATAGTCAATACGATTGATAATAACGCAGCTAGTGTTTCTAGAAAATTTGTTGTTCGTCGTACAGTGGTTAATGATAATGGTGATATTGTCATTGAAATGTGGGATAAGGCTACAGGAGTTAAACTTCCAATCAGAAACTATAAGACGGTTGATAAAAAAGTCGTTGAACTAGTAAACAAAGGAAAAGTGCAAGAAAATGATTACCAAGTATATGTTTCAGAACCAATCGCTTCATCAGTGGCAGGGGTGAAGTCAGATGCTAAGTACATCGGTGTCAATTTCTTATGGAAAGATAACAAAGGAATTTTATCATTCTCTAATGATGGAAAAACGCGTTATAAATTTAACGATATGCCAAAAGGTCAAAGATTATCCTACTGGACTAGCGGCTGGCAACCTGCAGGGAAAGAGATCACTTATTGGTATGAGCGAATCAATAAACCTAAAGGCTCTTTCCAAGAACACCATATTTATAGAACCGTAGATAAGAATGGCAATGTGATCTCTGAAGATTCCAAAGAAGACAGTAAGACTACTGAGGGGAAATCTTCAGAAACTTACACTACCTCCAAGAAAGATAAGCCTGGCTACAAACTGGTTAAGGTAGAAGCTAAAAATGGTGGTAAGTTTGATAAGAATGGTGGCGAAACCAAAGCCAACTATGTTGACAACACTAAACAAGAAGTCACCTATATTTATGAAAAAGTCCAAGAAGAAAAAGGTTCCTTCCAAGAGCACCATATCTACAGAACGGTTGATAAAAACGGCAATGTGATTTCCGAAGATTCTAAAGAAGACAGTAAGACTACTGAGGGGAAATCTTCAGAAAAATACACTACTTCTAAGAAAGACAAGCCTGGTTACAAACTGGTTAGAGTTGAAGGCAGAAATGGTGGCAAGTTTGATAAGAACGGTGCGGAAACCAAAGGTAATTATGTTGACAACACTAAACAAGAAGTAACTTACATCTACGAAAGAGTTCAAGAAGAAAAGGGTTCTTTCCAAGAACATCATATTTACCGAACTGTAGATAAAAACGGGAATGTAATTTCAGAAGATTCCAAAGAAGATGGTGAGACTACTGAAGGTAAATCCGATGAAACTTACACCACCTCTAAGAAGGATAAGCCTGGCTATAAACTGGTTAAAGTTGAAGGTAAAAATGGTGGTCAATTCGATAAAAACGGTGCTGAAACCAAAGCAAACTACGTTGACAACACCAAGCAGGAAGTCACCTACATCTACGAAAAAGTTCAAGAAGAAGCACCAGTTGAGAAGAAAGGTTCCTTCCAAGAACACCACATTTACCGCACTGTAGATGAAGAGGGTAATGTGATTTCGACTGAGGACAGAAAAGATAATGAAGTGACAACTGGTAAATCTGACCAAAGCTATACTACCTCAAAACAAGACAAGGATGGTTACAAACTAGTTTCCGTTACTCCAAGTAACGAAGATTCCAAGAAATCTGGGGTAAAGTTCTCCAAAGATGGTCAAGAAACTAAAGGTAACTATATTTCCGACAAGAAATTAGAAGTCACCTATGTATATGAACGGGTTCAAAAAACTAAGGGTAGCTTCCAAGAACACCACATTTACAGAACAGTTGATAAGAAGGGTAACATCCTTTCAATCGATGGGGTTACCCAAGGTGAGGTCAGCGAAGGAAAATCTTATAATCAATACACCACCTCCAAAAAGGACAAGCCTGGCTATAAACTGGTTAAAGTTGAAGGTAAAAATGGTGGGAAGTTCGACAAGAATGGTGCTGAAACCAAAGCCAACTATGTTGAAAATACCAAACAAGAAGTGACTTATATCTACGAAAGAGTTCAAGAAGAAGCACCAGTTGAGAAGAAAGGCTCCTTCCAAGAACACCATATTTATAGAACTGTTGATAAGAACGGAAATGTGATTTCAGAAGATTCCAAAGAAAATGGTAAGACTACTGAAGGTAAATCAGACGAAACTTACACCACTTCTAAGAAGGATAAAGCTGGCTATAAACTGGTTAGAGTTGAAGCAAAAAATGGTGGCCAATTCGACAAGAATGGTGCTGAAACTAAATCCAATTACGTAGGCAATACCAAGCAAGAAGTCACCTACATCTATGAAAAAGTTCAAGAAGAAAAAGGCTCCTTCCAAGAACATCATATCTATAGAACCGTTGATAAAAATGGAAATATCCTTTCAACCGATGAAGTCACCGATGGTGAAACTTCTGAAGGAAAATCTTCTGAACACTACACTACCTCCAAAAAGGACAAGGCTGGCTATAAACTGGTTAAAATTGAAGGTAAGAATGGCGGCAAGTTTGATAAGAACGGTGCCGAAACTAAAGGCAACTACGTTGACAACATTAAACAAGAAGTGACTTATATCTACGAAAGAGTTCAAGAAGAAGCACCAGTTGAGAAGAAAGGCTCCTTCCAAGAACACCATATTTATAGAACTGTTGATAAGAACGGAAATGTGTTTTCTGAAGATTCAAAAGAGGACGGTAAGACTACTGAAGGAAAATCCGATGAAACTTACACCACTTCTAAGAAGGATAAAGCTGGCTATAAACTGGCTAGAGTTGAAGCAAAAAATGGTGGCCAATTCGACAAGAATGGTGCTGAAACCAAAGCCAACTATGTTGAAAATACCAAACAAGAAGTGACTTATATCTACGAAAGAGTTCAAGAAGAAGCACCAGTAGAAGAAAAAGGAATCTTCCAAGAACACCATATCTATCAAACAGTTGATGAAGAAGGAAAAGTTGTTTCAATTGATGAGCTAGTAGATATTCCAGAAACTAGTGGAAAATCAACTGAACAATACATCACTTCTAAAAAAGATAAGTCCGGTTACCGCTTAGTGAAAGTGGAAGCTAAGAATGGAGCACACTTTGATAAGGCAGGTAAGAGTACGCAAGGCCAATACATCGAGAATATCAAGCAAGAAGTCACCTATATCTATGTGAAGTTACAGGATATTAAAAAACCTGTTCAAGAACATAATAGCCGCCAAACGAATGAGAAGGCTAAGAAAGTAGATTCAGTTGACAAGGTAGTAGAAGTGTTACCAGAAACCAGCAAGAAAATTTCTACTCAGAACACACAAGCTAAGGAAAGTGAAAAAGAAGGAGACGCTTCTTTTGATAATCCAAGTGATTATACTCAGTTAGCTACTACACCAACGAATGTTTCATCTAGTTTACCTAAGACTGGGTCTATCGGCTCATCTTCACTGACATCAGTTTTTGGGCTAGCTCTTACTCTAGTAGGTGTTAGAGTCTTTAAGAAAAGAAAGATTTAA